In Salvia miltiorrhiza cultivar Shanhuang (shh) chromosome 4, IMPLAD_Smil_shh, whole genome shotgun sequence, the DNA window TGATAAAAATCCGGTCTACCCCGACAACATCTTCCGCCGCCGTTTTCGAATGCGTCGTGCGTTGTTTTTGCGCATCGTTAATGTCGTTGTAGCCGATCCATACTTCCAACAACGCACGAATGCACTTGGGAGGCCCGGCTTCACGCCATTGCAAAAATGCACTGTCGCTGTTCGTATGCTAGCTAACGGTGGGGCAGCGGACCAATACGACGAGTATCTCCGGATTGCTGAGTCCACTGCGTTGGAGTGCTTGCGCAGATTCAGTCGAGCCATTATTCAACTCTTCGGCGCAGAGTACTTGAGGAGGCCGACTTCCGCTGACTGCCAACGGCTTCTAGCAATGCACGAAGCGAAGCACGGCTTCCCGGGAGCcttgattgcatgcattgggcgtggaagaattgtCCAACGGCATGGCAAGGCGCATACACTCGCGGCGATCAGGGGGAACCGACCATCATCCTCGAAGCCGTCGCCTCGCAAGATCTATGGATCTGGCATGCTTTTTTTGGGACtcctggttcgaacaacgacatcaacgtgctcaacaactcGACGTTGTTCAACGATCGGCTGCAAGGAATAGGGGTGCCGGTCACATATGAAGTCAACAACGCCTACTACACAAGTGGGTACTACTTGACTGACGGCATCTATCCCAATTGGCCTGTATTCGTGAAGAGTCCTACACATCCGGCGGATCCGAAGGGGAAGAGGTTCAAAGTGATGCAGGAAGCGGCTCGCAAGGATATTGAACGAGCCTTCGGCgtccttcaagctcgttgggcaATCGTCAAAGGCCCAGCGCGTCTTTGGAGCAAGGAGGCGATGAGCGACATCATGTTCACgtgcatcattttgcacaacatgatcatcgaAGACGAAGGCGAGCAAGCAACGCAGTGGGAAGAAGACGCCAACGAAGCTTCGAGTAGCGCCGCATCTCAACCTCATGCCGGTGCTCCGCCGGATTTTCGTGCATTTGTTGCACGACAAGCATCCATACGAGACGCGGAGATGCATGCTCGCCTCACTTTGGActtgaaggagcacatttggtctcgttttggtccgattgagccctagaaaattattgtaatttttttattattattgtatttaaattatgtctttaaattattgtaatgtagaattttaattttaataaaatttgaattttaaaaataaaagtgtagaaatatgaattttgtgaaaatggggatctaagcacccacctaagacacaatgcattggagaggggtgtgtcttaggtggggcccactcctaagacacccctctaagcaacaagcattgtggatgctcttatagcTCCCTTGTAGTACTTGCGCTGCATTTTGTGAAACCGCACAAAACCCTTATAAGCAGTTAATGAAAAGGGGCGTTGGCCCTTCTCAATTGCATTTTCTGGCCTCTCcttaaaaactcaaatataCATATTCTCCATATCATATTGCACCAGGAACACATCCAGTTGAAGATCAGATTTATCAAAACTTGGGGGAATGGGGATGTTTGTGAAAAAGAGGAACTGGCGTAGTCAGGGtgttgagggagagagagggaattGGGGGAATGCGTGGGGACCGGGGGTGGAAGGGGTGTGTTGAGGAGAGAGGAGACAGAGACGAAATTGGAGGATGCGTGTGAGAGAGATGAGActgatattattttattttattttttaggttAAGGGTAAATATgtatttttacataaaaatgattattttttcttatatgaatagtgttataaactagagagaaacgAGAGAATATGTATTAAGCGTATTCAATATGAGGGTcaaaggcctctatttatacaagtaggaagctagggttttagggagattcTTGGTCAATACACATAAGATATAGCtaaaagatatatttacaacacttccccttaATTGATCAATCTCTAAaaaaaatgttgcctcattaaaaccttgctagggaaacccaatgggacaaaactTAGTCGAatgaaaaagagtacaactgcttcccctgaacttgagatCATTGAAGATATTTGAGTCGACGcatgccgatctcgtgtacaaactttctgaatgtcgatgttggtaatgccttggtgaataagtccgtcagattatcacttgagcgaatttgttgaaCGTCGATATCGTCAtcccttttgaaggtcgtgtgtatAGAAGAATTTGGGAGAAATATGCTTCGTCTTATcgcctttgatgtatccttccttgagttgcgcgatgcaaacaatattgtcttcatataaaatagttggtttggcctttgatgaagctaacccgcacgactcttggatatgactcgttatatttctcaaccatacacattaTCGACTCGTTTCatggattgcaatgatttcaaattgatttgaggatattgcagtcaaggtttgcttcacagacttccatgatatagcagttccaccacatgtgaaaacgtatctagtttgtgacttagcttcatgtggatcggataaaaatcctgcatccaaataccccactagagtattataagaattttcttgataatataatccatggtcaatggtaccctttagataacgaagaatgtgcttaacaccattccaatgtctcaaagtgggtgcagcgctaaatcttgctagaagattgacagaaaaagctatatctggtctagtattattagctAGATAAGCCaacgctccaattgcacttagatatggtacttcaggaccaagtatcgtttcaccttcttcaattggtcgaaatggatctttcttaatatcaagagatctaacgatcattggtgatgctaatggatgtgcattatccatgtaaaagcattttaacactttttctgtatatgtggattgatggataaacgttcaTCCACtgatacgttccatttgcaagCCAAGAtaaaactttgtctttcccaaatctttcatctcaaattctttcttcaaatattcagcagtttaATTTATTGAGttcttcaggagtcccaattaaatttaaatcatcaacttAAACTGttatgattgcaaatccactttcagtttttttaatgaaaacacaagggcatatatctttattcttgtatccttctttcaaaagatactcgctcagtctattgtaccatatacgaccagactgtttcaacccatacaacaatttttgttttaatgattctttatgttgtgcccatatgaattattgattattcggcgcatcatagttgctccaggatgtccaaacctatcatgccaaagcCTAAAGCTTTTTATGTCATTTAACTTCAcgttcatgacatggtttgtctcaattaCTTTAATGAATGTGTAATACATTACAGAAGGTAGcgttgctaatttttcttttgtcaacttatagcctgaaacaaaagaatttatgtaaAGATATTCATTGCTACCTTCCGCAATTGTctcgatgtggtatccattattgCGGATATtcttgaaacttagtaagtttCTTTTAAACTTAATTACTAGAGTACATGacattttcaatatctaatttagtattATTTGTCAAAATGTACAAGCTCTTCCAgagccttcaatgatgtttgatacacctgatattgtgttaacattattatcatctaatgtcaacttaagaaaatacttcttcttttgaagaataatatgtgcAGTTATTCACCAAGACCAATATCACAAGATTTCATATGATGTTGGTGTTTAGAtgttcatgccttgttaaaaacctctcctTAAAAATCCCatgggaaaaattcggtagagaaaaagagtacaagacatatatttactcatatatcacactagttgcctcgttaaaaaccttaattaagaaaacctcgtaggaaaaaacttagtgaggcaaaaagagtacaaccattcggCCTTTAGGCCGGGCCATTTGACCTTCAAGGTCTAACTTTCGAAAGCATGTAATATGAATTTCTCttcaagagcatgtaatattattcaggaatattacttgtgctactttaatagcatcaatttaagatcttgaatgtaatattattATGGAATACTACTTGTGCTCAAAGTCTAATTTTTGAGAGCATGTAATATGAATTGCTCTTCAAAAGCTTGTAATATTCTTTAGGAATATTAtttgtgctactttaatagcatcaatttaagatcttgaatataatattattcaagaatactacttgtgctatttatatagcatcaattaattttcaagatcATTTCGAAAAAAAAgactataaatatataatatttcagAATATAACATGTCAAAACTCGAAATAAGAGCACAAAAATCACGGAGTTTCACTCCTGGccgattaccgacggaaaaATTCCATTGCTTAAGTCAAAAATTCTGTCGGTAAAGCCATATACTGTCGGACGCCATGTGTCGCCGTGAAAGTGGTCAGTAAAAATTTTACCCACGAAATTTCGCCTCCGTCGCTAAATACCGACGAAAAAGACGACGGACCGTCCGTAGGCGAGGATGCGATGATACCGGCATCGTCTGAAATCAGCGACGAAAATAGTGACGGAAATGACCGTCAGTATCAGCGAcgaaatttaatattttttttaatctagaTTTATTccccacaagtattttggtatttataatatattttgaacttaattgaaTACGTTAAGatgaacttcccagtgggtcacccatcttagttgtgctctatgtcaaacacgcttaactttgaagttcctttcAAGTGGTtaccagtacagaacacgcgtattattgatataactagcacctattaattcatttaaactctattttaatatacaatatcatttattcataaccttgaagtatgtcgagatgatatctaagacttgtggtgccgacgaAAGAATGACGGAAAAACATCTTCGTCGGTAATTTCGTCGTTAAACTTTTAAAACATCTTCGTCGGAATTCCGCCGTTGTTTCGTCGGTAATCACCGACGGATTATTTTTcgtcggtaattccgtcggtgtccggtaagtttttttgtagtgtttggCATGAAAATTGA includes these proteins:
- the LOC131023374 gene encoding protein ALP1-like; the encoded protein is MHWAWKNCPTAWQGAYTRGDQGEPTIILEAVASQDLWIWHAFFGTPGSNNDINVLNNSTLFNDRLQGIGVPVTYEVNNAYYTSGYYLTDGIYPNWPVFVKSPTHPADPKGKRFKVMQEAARKDIERAFGVLQARWAIVKGPARLWSKEAMSDIMFTCIILHNMIIEDEGEQATQWEEDANEASSSAASQPHAGAPPDFRAFVARQASIRDAEMHARLTLDLKEHIWSRKPNGTKLSRMKKSTTASPELEIIEDI